The genomic window CCATGACGCGTTCCCACTCGTCATTAACGGGACTGATGGATTCCGAAGCTGCCGAGTCCACCCAGCTTGACGGGAGATTATCAGTAAACTGAACGGCGTAGGCGGTTCCAGGCGCATCCGTGCGGCGCAGGTATTCCACAACCAACCCGTCGGCGACATCCATTTCCCAATAGGGCAGGCCGGCGGTTCCAGTGGTTGGAACCATGATGGGGCGGTCTTCGTTTAGCGTGGGATCGAGGTTAAAGGCGAAGTCGAGTACATGTCCGTCGCCGGAAACCCCGTACCAGTCGCTCCATCCGGCATAGTCGTTGATGGCCGGAGCTTTCAACTGGATCGGGGACAAGTAGGCACCGTCGATGATGTTGGTTGTTCCGCCCAGATCCCACGCGACGGAGCAATGGTCTTCGGCGCCTTCGTTGTGCAGCGCCATGATGTAGTAGCGCTGGCCTTCGACCAGTGTGATCGGGGCGGACACCTGGTTCGCGTTATTCGTCCAGTTTTCATATTCGCCGCCCAGCGAGACCGCGCATTCGCAGATCAGGCTTGCGTTTGCCGGATCGTCGTCCGTGCTCAGGAAGAGCCTGGAACGGGCGGCCGAGGTGATCCAGAACGTGTAGTTTCCACTGGCCGGGGGGTGCAGGTAGCCGTGGATGCGCTGGCCGCCTCCCTCGAAGTCGCCATGCGGGCTGTCGAAACGGCTAATGGTTTCGGAACGATCCGGGGTATCCGGATAATCTGGATCAGCCAGCAGATCTTCGACGCTGTAGCCGGAAACATCGTTCCAGATTTCACGGGTGATGCTGCCCAGTTCGGCACCGGGCGCGAGTACGCTCAATTCAACTTGGGCGGTTTCGCTCGTCTCGGTTCCGTCTGTCACGAAGTATGAGAAGGAGTCGGCACCGCTGAATCCTGAATTCGGCGTGTAGATGAACGCGCCGTCGGAGCGAACCGTCAGGGCACCGTTGGTTGTGCTTGATACAACGACCGGGCGTTCGATCGGCAGCAGGGTGGAGGCGATCGAGTCATTGCCCAGGATTCCGTCGGGAGCAATGTAGAGCGGTGCGTCTTCGAATGTGCTGTAGCTTTCGCCTTGGGCGAAAAGCGGCGTTTCGCGGCACATGCGTGCCGGCAGCCCATCAACGTTCATCAGGTTGCCCTGCGCAAAGCGGCTCCAAGCATACCGGAATCCGGCCGGGTCTGGAATGGTTGGTGCTGAAACCAGCACGGTATTTCCCGAGATGACCGCGGTGGCGTTGGTAAAGTTCCCTTGGGCATCGCAGACTTCAAACCATCTCAGATACGGGAAGTTGATATCCCACTCGGACTTGTCCCATATGCCGTCGCCGTCAATGTCTTCGCCGGGATCCAGTATGCCGTTTTGGTTGAGGTCTTCGCCGTACCCTTCGATGACTCCGTCATTGTCATAGTCTTCGCCCAGGATCGTTTCGTTGATGTCGATAACTAAATCGCCATTGGCGTTGTAGCCAATGTTGGTATTGATGGCCAGTCCTCCGCCGACCTGATCGAAATAGAGGCGCAGTTGATTGCCTTCCTTGACGGCGTGCGTGAAGACCGGACCCTGATCCTGGATGGAGCTGTAGCCGTATGTGTTTTTTAGAATTCGGCGGCCCATCCGTTCGCCGGCGGGCCGTTTGTTTTTCGGGTGGAGATCGCCATCAGTCGTGTCGCTGATGACAACCATATAGGTGTTGGTGGAAATATCCTGAACCATGGTTTGCGCTTCCCAGAAATAGGGCAGCATCGGGTCGGCATCGACTTCGGTGTCCCAGGAGAAGACCGGAGGGATCTGCATGTAGTAGAAGGGGAAGTCGCCTTGGGCGAACCCGGTGCGCCAGTCCTCGATCATGATCGGCAGTTTGTCGGCAACAATGTGGCCTCCGTCGTCGTGGTTGCGTTCGCCCTGATACCAGCAGGCGCCGGTGATCGGCTGCCGGAGGTAGGGATAGACCATGCCGTTGTAGAGCTGTTGCGGGTTGGCGGGGTCGGAGCCGACCGGGTGCGCTTCGGGCAGCGGAGAGTTGGCCCAGGCTTCCATCGGTGTTCCGGCATAAGCGGACTGAATCACGCCAATCGGAATGCCTAATTCCAGATGCACTTCTTTAGTTGCATAGTAGAATGCGGCACCGAAGTAGCCTGCATTTTCTGGATTGCAGACAAACCACGTTCCGGCTTTATCTTTCAAGGCCCCCGTGTCGGTATCCCAATCCAGCGTGTTCTCAAGAATAATGGGATCATCGCTCGGGGCTGACAGTTTATATCGCGGAACGCGGATCAGCCGGAAGGCCGGATAGTTGGCAACAGCAATTTCTGCGTCGGCCCCATCGGTGGCGGATAGCGACCAGCCCGCATTCGACTGGCCGGAGCAGAACCAGACATCGCCGACGGCAATATTGGTGAGCGTAACCGATGAGCCGGGCGTGCTGACGACCAGTGTTAATGGGCCGTTCGTGGCCGCCATGGCCGCCAGGGAAAGCTCCCAGCGCCCTTCGGCGTTCACCACGGCGGTCTCGAACTGGCCCGAACTCAGGTTTGCCGATACGGTCTTGCCGACCGGACCCCAGCCCCAGACGGCAATCGGCTGGTTGCGCTGCAGGACCATGTTCGATTGGAAGTAATGCGGGAGTTTGATCGGAGTGCCGACCACGTTCAGCGTAACGGTTGCCACGTTGCCGGTGAGTCCGCCATCGGTGGCTTCGTAGGTGAATGAATCGGTTCCAACAAAGTCGACGGTGGGCTGATATACAAACGCGCCGTTGGTGGAGAACGAGAGCAGGGTGCCATTCGTGGGCGAGGAAACGAGAAGCGCACTCATGGAATCGCCGTTGCCGTCGGAGTCGTTGGAAAGTATGCCCGGTGCGGCGTTGGTGAAGAGGGTGTTTCCATCTATGTCGTAGGCATCGTCGAGCGACACCGGCGCTTCAGGTGCCGTAGAGGCGGGGTGGATGTCGAACGCGACCGTGATGTTTCTGGCGCGGCCGTTTTGTGCGGGATCGGCGGTGTTTTCCAGTGTAAAATCGGATACGCCGGGAAGATCGTTGGTGAGGCTGACGGCGGCTGAGCCGGTTATGCCGGTCAGCGTGATAAATCCCGGGGCTGTACTGGTTACGGTTGCTTCTGTTGCCCCGTTGTTGTTTCTGTACGAGGTAAAGCCGATGGGGGTGATCTCGTGGGTGACGGCTGCGTTGCCCAGCGTGAGGGTGGCCGACGTAATGTTGAAGGTCAGCAGGTCGTCCTGATCGTAGCGATAGCCGGCAGAAAGCAAGTTGGCAACTTCGGTCGAGTTTGCGATCGCGAAGGTCACTTCGACGGAGTCATCGTTTCCGCCGATGCCGTCAACATCCAGGCCGCTGACCGTAATGATCGGCGCCGGTTCCCCGTTCGTTGCATCATCCTGTACCGGAGTCGCGACGGGAATTCCTTCATAGGTCGCGGCCAGATCGGCGCTGGGGCCAAACGTAACCGTAAGAATTTCGGCGCCGGCTATTGATGCCAAGAGGGCGAGGGATAGGACTGTTAATATTTTTTTCATTTTTCCGGGGTCTCCTGATTAGGTGGAGCGAAGAGGGCTGGCGGGTTTTCCGCCAGCCCTCGGTTAAACTGTTTCCGTGTGGTGCTATTCGGCTTCGACCTGGAAGAACTCCGCCGTGTTGGTTGTTTTTACGTAGATGACGAAATTGCTGCCATCGGTGGAGCTGAAGTTCAGGTTGGATACCGCGTAGGTTCCTCCGGCGCTGTCGGAGTGGGCGACCGGATCCCAGACACCATCGGTCAGGTTGGTTTGCGCTTTGGGACTGTACGCGCTGCTATCGGAACCCGCTTCGAGCTGCACCACCATCTTGAGGGTGTTCGATGGTGCGACTTCCGAGTCTACGATGGTGGCGGGTTGGTGGCCTGCCGAGCCTCCGGCGGGATCGTTGCTGTCGCGCAGGTTGATGACCTCGTTGCTGGTCAGCGCATAGTTCATGATCCACACTTCATCGATCAGGCCGTTAAAATACCCTCCAAAGCCGATGTTGTTTCCATCGTGTCCAATCCGGTCGAAGATCATGGCGGTGTCATCGGCGGAGTCCCAGGGCGGGGACAATTCGACCCCGTCTTCATAGAACGTCAGGTCACCGCTTCCTGCCGGAGTGCCTGCCGCGGCAACCACCAGATGGTGCCATTCGCCAGTATCGATGGCGGTTGGGCTGTTGGAGGTTGTCCATGTATTCGCGTCAGTAGAGTTGCCGGCCCGGAAGTAATAGGTCCGGTTTGTTCCACCACCGGGGTTGTAGGTCAGCGTATTGTTCTGAAGGTTGTCGCCGGCCAGTCCGGCTGTGTTGGTGGCAGAAGCGTTGTACCAAAGCGAGATGCTCCAGCTGTCTTCCGTGGAGAAAACCAAATCTGAAAATCCGACATAATTTGAATCAACCGAGCCAGCCAGAGAGAGGCTTCCTGTGCCGAACATGCTGCTGTTCGTTATCGAGGCCACTCCGTTTGTGTTTTCGTAGCTGCCATCGTTACCGTTCCCCGAACTGTCGGTCAGGTCGGTGTCGAAAGTGTAGTGCAATAGTGCCTGCTCCTTGGTTACTGTAATCGACACCGTTGCAACATCGCTCGTTGTGGCGGAGGTGACGGCCTTGTAGGTGAAGATTTCGACGCCGAGGAATTCGGGGTCCGGCTCATAGGTGAAGGAGCCGTTTGTGCTGAGGTTCAGGACGCCATTGGCGGCATCGTCCACCAGCAGGGCTGAGAGATCCAGCGAGCCCGTGTAGGTATCGTTATCCAGCACGCCGGGGGCATCGACCGATAAAACGGGCGTGATATCTGAGTACATTTTGTAGGCATCGGCGTTGGCGATCGGCACGGGTTCACCGCCGGCGGGCTGGGCTTCCATGCGATAGGCGTCGACATAATAGTCGAT from Pontiella desulfatans includes these protein-coding regions:
- a CDS encoding LamG-like jellyroll fold domain-containing protein codes for the protein MKKKSIAITLISTSMAWLGLGARAEVVDNFNNTNAALPDLTWEGNTNGFVVMATTDGANEGAGAFRKTSSGADNNSFVTDITAELASDPIYTFSGYVSADVTLQAVNANNYAALVLLSDTNDAASITAGTMTGYRLGVFQGDYVKLQKASGSGWVDLDSTSPSTVYQLADGFTFSATIDSSNGNYTWGFSYDTGYTTNILENHAGNDATFAVPSGTTYGGFTYNTSKVIDYYVDAYRMEAQPAGGEPVPIANADAYKMYSDITPVLSVDAPGVLDNDTYTGSLDLSALLVDDAANGVLNLSTNGSFTYEPDPEFLGVEIFTYKAVTSATTSDVATVSITVTKEQALLHYTFDTDLTDSSGNGNDGSYENTNGVASITNSSMFGTGSLSLAGSVDSNYVGFSDLVFSTEDSWSISLWYNASATNTAGLAGDNLQNNTLTYNPGGGTNRTYYFRAGNSTDANTWTTSNSPTAIDTGEWHHLVVAAAGTPAGSGDLTFYEDGVELSPPWDSADDTAMIFDRIGHDGNNIGFGGYFNGLIDEVWIMNYALTSNEVINLRDSNDPAGGSAGHQPATIVDSEVAPSNTLKMVVQLEAGSDSSAYSPKAQTNLTDGVWDPVAHSDSAGGTYAVSNLNFSSTDGSNFVIYVKTTNTAEFFQVEAE
- a CDS encoding Ig-like domain-containing protein; translation: MKKILTVLSLALLASIAGAEILTVTFGPSADLAATYEGIPVATPVQDDATNGEPAPIITVSGLDVDGIGGNDDSVEVTFAIANSTEVANLLSAGYRYDQDDLLTFNITSATLTLGNAAVTHEITPIGFTSYRNNNGATEATVTSTAPGFITLTGITGSAAVSLTNDLPGVSDFTLENTADPAQNGRARNITVAFDIHPASTAPEAPVSLDDAYDIDGNTLFTNAAPGILSNDSDGNGDSMSALLVSSPTNGTLLSFSTNGAFVYQPTVDFVGTDSFTYEATDGGLTGNVATVTLNVVGTPIKLPHYFQSNMVLQRNQPIAVWGWGPVGKTVSANLSSGQFETAVVNAEGRWELSLAAMAATNGPLTLVVSTPGSSVTLTNIAVGDVWFCSGQSNAGWSLSATDGADAEIAVANYPAFRLIRVPRYKLSAPSDDPIILENTLDWDTDTGALKDKAGTWFVCNPENAGYFGAAFYYATKEVHLELGIPIGVIQSAYAGTPMEAWANSPLPEAHPVGSDPANPQQLYNGMVYPYLRQPITGACWYQGERNHDDGGHIVADKLPIMIEDWRTGFAQGDFPFYYMQIPPVFSWDTEVDADPMLPYFWEAQTMVQDISTNTYMVVISDTTDGDLHPKNKRPAGERMGRRILKNTYGYSSIQDQGPVFTHAVKEGNQLRLYFDQVGGGLAINTNIGYNANGDLVIDINETILGEDYDNDGVIEGYGEDLNQNGILDPGEDIDGDGIWDKSEWDINFPYLRWFEVCDAQGNFTNATAVISGNTVLVSAPTIPDPAGFRYAWSRFAQGNLMNVDGLPARMCRETPLFAQGESYSTFEDAPLYIAPDGILGNDSIASTLLPIERPVVVSSTTNGALTVRSDGAFIYTPNSGFSGADSFSYFVTDGTETSETAQVELSVLAPGAELGSITREIWNDVSGYSVEDLLADPDYPDTPDRSETISRFDSPHGDFEGGGQRIHGYLHPPASGNYTFWITSAARSRLFLSTDDDPANASLICECAVSLGGEYENWTNNANQVSAPITLVEGQRYYIMALHNEGAEDHCSVAWDLGGTTNIIDGAYLSPIQLKAPAINDYAGWSDWYGVSGDGHVLDFAFNLDPTLNEDRPIMVPTTGTAGLPYWEMDVADGLVVEYLRRTDAPGTAYAVQFTDNLPSSWVDSAASESISPVNDEWERVMVEDETDTADATNRFGRVIVIQN